In Podospora pseudopauciseta strain CBS 411.78 chromosome 3, whole genome shotgun sequence, one genomic interval encodes:
- a CDS encoding hypothetical protein (COG:A; EggNog:ENOG503P7M3) yields the protein MASERNLTHEEIWDDSALVASWNNALAEYNKYHSIHAQGGTVDDLPAPEEKKTSGSAKAETNGHAAPITAEEGEVDESVPMDESDETSHPAISDAQHSADANKVGGGLSGGQPAVPLGPGPGPQVLLGSVQDEELKKLLMSWYYAGYYTGLYEGKQQGLKQAQQQDKSS from the exons ATGGCATCCGAACGAAATCTCACACACGAAGAGATCTGGGATGACTCTGCACTTGTAGCTTCCTGGAACAACGCGCTGGCGGAGTACAAT AAATATCACAGCATTCACGCCCAAGGAGGCACAGTAGACGATCTTCCAGCccccgaggagaagaa GACATCCGGCAGTGCCAAAGCTGAAACAAATGGCCATGCAGCACCTATCACAgcagaggaaggggaggtcgACGAGAGCGTCCCAATGGACGAGAGCGACGAAACATCGCACCCAGCAATCTCGGATGCCCAACACTCCGCAGATGCGAACAAG GTTGGAGGTGGGCTATCTGGAGGCCAGCCTGCGGTGCCGTTGGGGCCAGGACCAGGACCGCAGGTGTTGCTTGGATCAG TCCAAGATGAGGAGCTCAAAAAGCTGCTGATGTCTTGGTATTATGCAG GGTATTACACGGGCTTGTACGAGGGAAAGCAGCAAGGGCTCAAACAggcccagcagcaagacaAAAGTTCTTGA
- a CDS encoding hypothetical protein (COG:S; EggNog:ENOG503PCKP) has product MASPSPSTTPNPSLVTNVQALRNFLATIGPSSSIYVDLEGTNLGRGGTLDLITVLVPPDRKVRIIDVNAMGNQAFTTPSKKDDNVTLKSILEDPSIRKYLWDVRNDADALKSLYHVAISGVIDLQLLENLTRQGNSFYVIGLDKAVENDLRLDQREQIEWKKTKEDIRKRMASGDSGIFSIRPFTTPVLRYCAGDVQVLPLLRKAYETRPAYTPKWWTHLENASAKRVKKACSAKGYDATGATRAVGPWGSDPAYFFRKGKQLGLRATSSTSQKGSQKDGNQSEGLCLKPTKELALFVLVESQRQATHHGLGSTLIPKLASLMKRVMP; this is encoded by the coding sequence AtggcatcaccatctccttcaacaacccccaacccttcATTGGTCACCAATGTTCAAGCTCTGCGGAACTTCCTCGCCACCATTGGCCCTTCCTCTAGCATTTATGTCGATCTCGAAGGCACAAACCTCGGCCGCGGGGGAACCTTGGATCTAATCACCGTGCTGGTCCCCCCCGATCGGAAAGTTCGCATCATCGATGTCAACGCAATGGGAAACCAAGCCTTCACCACTCCGTCGAAAAAAGACGACAATGTGACGTTGAAGTCGATTCTGGAAGACCCATCCATCCGCAAGTACCTGTGGGACGTACGCAATGACGCCGACGCTTTGAAATCACTGTACCATGTTGCTATCTCTGGGGTTATCGACCTCCAGTTGCTCGAGAATCTCACCCGCCAAGGTAATAGTTTCTACGTCATCGGCTTGGACAAAGCCGTCGAGAACGATTTACGACTTGATCAGCGGGAGCAAATCGAATGGAAAAAAACGAAGGAGGATATTCGCAAGCGCATGGCTTCAGGCGACTCAGGCATCTTCTCTATTCGACCGTTCACGACGCCGGTACTTCGTTACTGTGCCGGCGATGTACAGGTTCTTCCCTTGCTACGCAAAGCGTATGAGACGAGGCCTGCATACACACCCAAATGGTGGACACATCTAGAAAACGCAAGCGCCAAACGAGTGAAGAAAGCCTGCTCTGCCAAAGGCTACGATGCAACAGGTGCAACAAGAGCTGTAGGTCCCTGGGGCTCGGATCCAGCGTACTTCTTTAGGAAAGGAAAGCAGCTGGGGCTACGCGCGACTTCTTCAACTTCTCAAAAGGGTTCCCAAAAGGATGGAAACCAGTCAGAAGGTCTTTGTCTCAAACCTACTAAAGAGTTAGCGCTTTTTGTACTCGTTGAATCTCAAAGACAGGCGACGCATCATGGTCTCGGAAGCACCTTGATACCCAAGCTGGCCTCGTTGATGAAAAGGGTTATGCCCTAG
- the NIC96_1 gene encoding nuclear pore complex subunit (COG:D; EggNog:ENOG503NU66) gives MTLRSAPDHYIGIDVGTGSARACIIDTTGDIKALASENIKLWQPASYGGTHYEQSTTDIWNAICLCVRSVLATSSIPPTSIRGIGFDATCSLAVFTHDTDAPVPVTGPDFTNDGNDRNVILWLDHRPLAEAEAINATGHPLLKYVGGKMSVEMEIPKVLWLKNNMPEELWERCKFYDLADALTHIATGEETRSFCSAVCKQGFVPVGVDGSVKGWQQDFLENIGLGDLVENDFRKMGGVNGSGNFLSAGELVGGLCEKAAKELGLPAGIAIGSGVIDAYAGWIGTVGAKVKLSRDHLDESAAPNDVSQAFTRLASVAGTSTCHLAMSREPVFVPGVWGPYRDVLIPDFWMAEGGQSATGELIKHMLETHAAYDETVKEAEAAGKNIYDYLNDHLRHLKEETKAPSISYLGRHFFFYGDLWGNRSPIADPNMRGAIIGMSSDKSKDGMVLLYYSTMEFIALQTRQIIEAMNKAGHSILSIFMSGSQCQNEILMDLIATACDMPVLIPRYVNAAVVHGAAMLGAKAASADKDGKTEPLWDIMDRMSKPGKVVWSSGDPAEKKLLDTKYEVFLDQCRTQQEYRKKIDEALKGSTLEGVN, from the exons ATGACTCTCAGGTCTGCCCCA GACCACTACATCGGCATAGACGTCGGCACCGGCTCCGCCAGAGCCTGCATCATCGACACCACCGGCGACATCAAAGCCCTCGCGTCAGAAAACATCAAGCTCTGGCAGCCGGCCTCCTACGGCGGCACCCACTACGAGCAGTCCACAACCGACATCTGGAACGCAATCTGCCTCTGCGTCCGCTCCGTCCTCGCCACCTCgtccatcccccccacctccatccGCGGCATCGGCTTCGACGCGACATGCTCCCTCGCCGTCTTCACCCACGACACCGACGCCCCCGTCCCCGTCACCGGCCCTGACTTTACCAACGATGGCAACGACAGGAATGTGATCCTCTGGCTTGACCACCGCCCTTTGGCCGAGGCGGAGGCCATCAACGCTACCGGCCATCCGCTCTTGAAATATGTCGGGGGGAAGATGtcggtggagatggagatcCCAAAGGTGTTGTGGCTGAAGAATAACATGCCCGAGGAGCTGTGGGAGAGGTGCAAGTTTTATGACTTGGCGGATGCGCTGACGCATATTGCTACGGGGGAGGAGACTAGGAGCTTCTGTAGCGCCGTGTGCAAGCAGGGGTTTGTGCcggtgggggtggatgggagtgTGAAGGGTTGGCAGCAGGACTTTTTGGAAAATATTGGGCTGGGCGATTTGGTGGAGAATGATTTTAGGAAGATGGGAGGAGTGAATGGG AGCGGTAACTTCCTCAGCGCAGGGGagttggttggggggttgtgtgAGAAGGCGGCGAAGGAACTGGGACTGCCGGCGGGGATTGCGATTGGGAGCGGTGTTATTGATGCGTATGCTGGGTGGATTGGGACGGTGGGTGCTAAGGTGAAGCTGTCCCGGGACCATCTGGATGAGTCGGCTGCTCCGAATGATGTCTCGCAGGCTTTTACACGACTGGCGTCCGTGGCGGGGACTTCGACTTGTCATTTGGCTATGTCGAGGGAGCCGGTTTTCGTGCCGGGAGTTTGGGGACCGTACAGAGATGTGTTGATTCCTGACTTTTGGATGGCAGAAGGTGGGCAGTCGGCTACCGGGGAGCTGATTAAGCACATGCTGGAAACGCATGCTGCTTATGACGAGAcggtgaaggaggcggaggcggctgGGAAGAATATCTATGATTATTTGAATGACCATCTTAGGCATTTAAAGGAGGAGACAAAGGCGCCTTCGATTTCGTATTTGGGACGACACTTCTTTTTCTACGGAGATCTTTGGGGAAACCGGTCGCCTATTGCAGACCCTAACATGAGGGGGGCGATTATTGGAATGAGCAGTGACAAGAGCAAAGACGGGATGGTGCTGCTTTACTACTCGACCATGGAGTTCATCGCCTTGCAGACACGGCAGATTATCGAGGCCATGAACAAGGCGGGCCACAGCATTCTCAGCATTTTCATGTCGGGGAGTCAGTGTCAAAATGAGATTCTGATGGATCTCATCGCTACGGCTTGCGACATGCCGGTGTTGATTCCCCGATATGTCAATGCTGCTGTGGTCCATGGCGCGGCGATGCTGGGTGCCAAGGCAGCCAGCGCGGACAAGGACGGAAAGACAGAGCCTTTGTGGGATATTATGGACCGGATGAGCAAGCCTGGAAAGGTGGTTTGGTCGAGCGGTGACccggcggagaagaagcttcTGGATACAAAGTATGAGGTGTTCCTGGATCAATGCCGGACACAGCAGGAATACAGAAAGAAGATTGATGAAGCTTTGAAGGGGTCGACGTTGGAGGGGGTCAATTAG